The Eremothecium gossypii ATCC 10895 chromosome VII, complete sequence nucleotide sequence TCCAGCACGACCACATCTGTGCAAAAAGATGTCAGCATCGATTGGCGGATCCATTTGCAAGACTAAATCAATATCCGGGATATCGATACCTCTCGCAGCCACATCAGTGGTTAGTAGCACAGCTTTGCCCAACTCCTGAGTAAACCTGTCTAGGGTCTTCATCCTTGAATTGGTCAGCAGCTTACCATGTAGCGAATATAGTTTAAGGTTTTCGTCCATCTTGTTAAGCTTCGCCAAATGCTGCAAGATAGAATAGAAATACGTGACCGCAATGCAGGTGGGGAGGTAAACGATGCACTTCTTGTATCTGTAATTGTTCAACAGGGTCAATAAAAGCTGTAACTTCATTCTAGGTTCGATAACAATATAGTTGATATCCAGAGACGAGGGCGCCTTATTACTTGTCTTTACAGATACCTTTACCGGATTTCTCATTCCTGTCTTGAACACTTGAGTTCCCGCACTACTGACCGTTGCAGAAAATAAGCCAGTTCTCCTTTGCTTGGGTAGCATCTTCAGTATTGTCTCGACATCCTTCTCAAAATTCATATCCAATAACTTGTCGGCCTCATCAAGGATAGCTGCGCCACATGAAGACGTCTTGATGTTTGGCATCTTAAGAAAGTCTAATAGCCTTCCAGGCGTACCAACTAAAATTTGCGGTCTATGTTCCAAAAACGCTGCAACATCATCTCTGACACTACTGGTATTGCTACCGATAAGCAACTGTGATTTTATAGGATATTCTCCATCTGGATAGTATGTCAGAAACGCTTCAATCACGCCCTGTATCTGTGATGCAAGCTCCCGCGTAGGGGAGATTATTATGGTGTGGAAGTGGCCTTTTTTGAGCTTTGAACTATTGGCATCATCCTGTATCACTCTCTCCAATACAGGTATGACAAATGCCACGGTCTTCCCCGAACCGGTCACAGATTCTACAACCACATCTTTGTTTCTGGCAAATAGCGGGATCGTCGATGCCTGTACAGGTGTCATGGTCTCATAACCCATGGCATCAACAGCAGTACGAATCCATGGTTGTAGAGTATAGTCTAGTGTATCCCATGATAAAGATTTCGACATTATGAAAGCTTGTGTTTCCTGTAGTCGACTATTGCTATTAAGATCTTGCTGGCGATGAGACGACTGAAGTCGTTCACTCGAATTTTTTGACATCGCAACGAAAAGAAAACAAAAATCGAGAAAAGACATGATCAAATTACATTTAGTAGCTCCTCTTCTCCTATGAGATGAGTTTCCTGAGCAGAATGCTAAAACTTGGGAAAGCAACTGCGACCGTGGGGGAGTGCGAGTATACGAAATGGAGTAAAGAACAATTGATAGAAAGGCTACTGCTCCTAGAAGGTGAAGGTAAGAGGTCAGCGGACACTAGCGTTGCCAGTGAGGATCCAAAGAGGAAGAAGACGAACGAGAATGCAAAGAAGGTCAAGACGAAAACACCTAAAGAATTCGACTTCTCGAAGTACAATACCCGGTTTATTGCGCTGAAGTTTGCATATCTGGGCTGGAACTACAATGGCCTGGCGATTCAAAAGGATCCCACACCGCTTCCAACTGTCGAAGGAACCATCCTTGAGGCAATGAACAAATGTCGGATGGTGCCATCGATGGTACCACAAGACTATAAGTTTAGTAGATGTGGGAGGACGGACAAGGGAGTGAGTGCCATGAATCAGGTTATTTCGTTACGTGTCCGCTCCAATCTAACACCccaggagcaggaggaTCCCGCCAACGATGCCCGGGAAATTCCTTATATTCATATCCTGAATCAGCTGCTACCTGATGATATCAGGATATCTGCCATCTGTTTACGGCCTCCCAAAGGGTTTGATGCAAGATTTAGCTGCAAGTACCGTCATTATAAGTACTTGTTCAATAAGAGTGGCCTGGACCTTTCGAAGATGGAGGAGGCTGCTAGACTATACGAAGGTGAACACGATTTTAGAAATTTTTGCAAGTTGGACGGGTCTAAGCAAATTACAAACTTCAAGCGGACCATTCTAAGTGCCAAGATTCTACATGTAGATGGCGATATGTACTGTTTTGATTTGCTTGGTTCTGCCTTCTTGTGGCATCAAGTAAGGTGCATGATGGCCAACTTATTTATCGTGGGACAGGGTCTAGAACCTCTAACGTTGATCAACAACCTTTTGGATGTCGAAAAGAACCCCCAGAAACCAGTATATGATATGGCAAGTGACATCCCGCTAATACTTTACGATTGTAAATTTGACGACATGGAATGGCAGTTACCTGATCTCTCTGCCGAGAAAGCATTCAAGACCACTAGGTCTGTTGATGGCATATATCTGGACTATCAACTAAAGGCAGCAGTGTCTACTATTTTCAAAAACACATTGCCAAGAGCTGATAAAAACGAAAAGATAACTATTAATGTGGGAGATGGGAAAGGCAAGGTAGTGAACGTGTACCAAAAACTGTTTGACCGCCAGTTTTCAGAATCGGTAGAAGCAGTCAACGCTAAATACAAGGAACGTAAGCGCAAAAATACTAAAGGCCAGTAACGTTTCTGTTCCAGTAGCTTGCCGTCTGAATTTTGTAACACCGTAAATATGTGTCTGAAACGTGTAAACCATATGGGTTTCGTTAGATGGTTCTAAATATTACCTTTGAAAAACGCGCATCGCGCAAATCTGTGCTAGTTACGAGTTCATTACGTAATTTAGCTTGAAGTTCATCAGTATGTACGCATAATCCAGGCGGGATCCCAATACAACGTTTCACCATCTGCCTGTTCATCAATCCATAGAAGTCCCTTAGCTACCATTTCCTCAAGTACAGCTTTACTCCGGACGCTTTTCCATTCCAGATTTGCGCGTAGTAAAGCAATGCTGGCATGACCTAATATGGAGCATATCTCTAATATTTTTGTCTGGTCTCCTGTTAATTCGTTTGGAACGCTCCTTAGGTATTTCTTACCTTTTATTATGAAAACTTCAAAACCTCCATCGAGGCTTTTCATCATGGATATAGCTTTTTCAAGATCATCCACTTGCACCTTGGTTCCTTTAAAGTAGCCCCGATGTAAGTCTTCGAAGGCTATTATCCCGCCATTCAAATCCTTAGTTCTCCTACATATTTCTATCACTTTCACGCACAATTCATAATAATAATCGTCAACATGAAATAAATGTTTATCTTTGTCAAATATCAATAGTGGATCAATCCCGATCTTCGAACACATTTTTAATACCTTCACTCTTAATTCAGGATTCGCACGCAACTCCTTATTGTTATCTTTGGCGAATTCGGCTAATCTTTCTTGGAAAATGGTCAACTGTTCTTTGAGTTCTTGGTTTTGTCTGTCAAAGTTGATACCGAGTGTTTCATAGTCTCGAGTTACTTCATCAAATGCGGCAACACCGAACTTCTTCATGTTATCCCTGATCTCCTTCTTTATGTTGAAAACGGAACACTTTCAGCTTTGAATTTTTCTTGTTCTTCATACATGTAAAGCAATAATCGACGACAAACACTGCACAGCATGGCTGAAGAATTGAAGCCAGAGCTATGGACTACGTCTAGCAATTCAGCATTAAAGTTGTCACTTGTTAATGATGAAAATGCTGTCCAATTCTCACCTATATTCACTTATCCTATTTTCGGTCAAGCTGAACAACTATTTGGCTACCAAGACCTGAATATACTACTCGCCTTCGATTCAGTTACATTCAAACCCTTCCTCAACATCAAATATACCAAGAAACTTGAGCGTGGACTTGATGATGTTGAAGGTTCCATATTGAAGTTCCTTCCAGAAGGAGATGTTATCTTGAAAGATGAGGTGGAGTGGGTCGATGCGTTCAATGGTGAAAGAGAGAAATTTGCTCTACCAAACAGTGAATCGAAAGTTGCAGAATACACTTCTGGCGGAGAATCGTTTGCCATTTTTAAGGTTCACTTGTCAGACCCTAACATAAGACAGCTGCATAGACGGATGCAGATATTCACTCTTCTTTTTATCGAAGCCGCATCCTACATCGATGAGGACGACTCCGCATGGGATATTTTTATGACGTTCAATACATCTACTCGTCAATGTATTGGATACACAACTACGTATAAGCACTGGAGGTACATCAATGGCCAGGAATTTGACAGCTCAGAAAAGACCACCAAGAGGGCAAAGATATCCCAATTCATAATTTTTCCTCCATATCAGTCAAAGTCACATGGTAGTCATTTGTATTCCGCGGCGATTGATGTGTGGTCTAAAGAGGAGAAAATATCTGAAGTGACTGTAGAAGATCCAAACGAAGCGTTTGATGATCTTAGAGATCGTTGCGATTTCATGAGATTGTCTGGTTCTGGACTATCAAGCTCGATTCCAGAAGATGTTCCCATACCGAGGACGTGGTTAACTGAACAAGCACGCAAATACAAGTTATCCCTAGTACAATTTACGCGGTTAGTAGAAATGATTCTACTATATGATAATTCTCCAAATTTCGAAATACAGGTGAAGGCTAGACTGTATCAGAAAAACCATGAGGTTTTAACAGGCATGGATAGCGACACAAGGAAAGCTAAGCTACAAGAAGCTTTTACTTCGCTGAAGGAGGACTATGCTCGTATATTGCAAAAAGTGCCTAACAGAAGACGTGTACTACCTAGTGATGAGGAAAACGCAGGAGAGTCTAAGAGACACAAAAAAGAGTAGTAATAGCGCATCCAAGGCTCAGGAAACTGTGTGCTCTACTAGTTACGTATATTTTCCTTAGAATTCATGAATTCTAAGCGGAATTATATCTCACTATGCTTATTATAATGTATTAAATAAACTTTACGTTTGTGCTTTAAACTTTTACTGTCAATAACGTACTTCTTTCTTAATTGAGCCCGTCATCTAAATTTTTAAAAAATAAATTTTTCAATAATTCTGAGAAAAATAAATAAAATTATATTAAATATAGCTCAAAATCCACGAACTATTTAAGACTTGACCAATAACATGCAGTTAGTGCTTAATACCAAAGAAGGAACGATatacatatatatatatatatcaAATATGATTACCACTATCAAAGGACGGTATATCAAGAGCTTTTAGACGATGTCTGTAACTTAATGCACTACTATGCGCACTTTCAAACAATGACACTACTCTGTGCTCCTTAAAACTACCAAGCCTAAAATTATACATGAATCAAAAATAAATATTTTCAAGTATTCCAATATATAAATATAAAATATTTTAAATTATTCCAGCATTACTTTAATCACGTGAATAATTTTCACAAAGATTTTACAATACTATTATTTTTTGAAATATATTTAAAATATATTAGAGAATACACGCTTCTATAAATTTATAATATAATGTTTTAAAACATAACATATATACCTGTTAATATAATCTATTCGTAACATTTTAAATCATTACATTATTTTGTATGTGTGTTTGTTCCGAACTATAAAAATATGTTTAAATGTATAAAATTTTGTGTATCATGTTTGTACCTAATATGTAAAATGGATAAAATTGTGCTATTATCTGAAATTTTTATTGATTTTGTTTAATTTATTTgatttttttttttaatTTAAAAAAATCACAATTAAATAAAGCTAGTCACCATCTTACAAATTTTAAAATAGATGGGGGAAAAAAGTAATGTGCTTTATTGTCAAATTCACAACAAAAACTTTTCGGTGATGCTTTTCGATGTTCATCGCCATCACAGCCTAAGAGATAACTACATTGATCACAACCTCTAGGTTTATTTAATCTCGAGAGCATATAAAGTTATGGCTGGCAAACAAACCAAGACGGCGAAGCGCGCGAAAACTCAGAACAGAACGAGAGAAGTGACTTCTGAGGTTTTCCAAGATTCACAAGCTAGGAATCAACTAGCTAATGCTCCAAAGGTTGAGAAACCGTCGGCCAGGAAGGCTACAAAACGTCAAGTGAAAAAGGAGCAGGCTGTTGTCCGTTTATATGGTACTCGCAAAAAAGAGAAGACCTATTCTGAGAAGGAGCTTAACATTCCAACTCTCAACAGAGCAATTGTTCCAGGTGTTAAAATTAAGACAGGAAAGAAGGGTAAGAAATTTGTTGATGATCATGATCTTTTAACTTTAAACAGGCTGATCAAGACTATTGGCGATAAGAATGACGAAGTTACTGAAAGTAAGCTGGAGAAAGCTAAACGCTTAGAAGAAATCCGTGAGCTAAAGAAGCAAGAACTAGAGCGGAAAGAACAAGCTAAGAAAGAAAAGCTGGATGACAAGATGGATGAACTTAAGCGGAAAGCATCTGTTGCAAGAACCCTTCGTAGAAAGAATAAACGTCACGAGAAAAAGTTAGAAGACGTACCAAAGTCAAGCAAGAAGGTCTCTTTCGCATAGATATCATTTGGAACATAGCATTTATACAATCAGCCATTATTTCGGTATGCGACCACTCCAGGTAATCTCTTACTGGAGGTCTAACGCTTATCCCTTGGAAATTTTGAGCAGCCACCGCATCTATTTTGTATCTTTATTCTGGACTGTGGAGAACCAAACTACATGTGCTTTGATGTTATACAACTATAATTTAATAAGCTCGGGAAAATATTTTATTCCTTGGCTTTCCATGCATCAGCTTTCGTCTGCATATTGAAATGGAGTGGAGTACGAGGAGTGACGTTAAACCCGGTACAGTACGTGGGAGGCGACGGCAAATAGATATCCCAAAATGGTAAACCACAGATCATGGTAGTATGCGGCCTGACTTGGAAGACTATTAGGAAGTCACTATAAATACTCTGTATCCAATGATATATTCATTGTGATAGAAATCGTGTTACTTGTATATCATATTCAACTCTCTGTACACTGGCCTAGCTTGAGTATATTAACATGCCACCATTCAGGCCTATGAAATTGTGCAGGAGCATCACTCGGAGCTCTACTGCCCGTCCCCGGAGTTTAAAAGAAGCTGTTGAACAGGCTATCCCATTAAGACGCCATGAACTAAAGGAATTAAAAGCATATAGTAACATGCAGATTGATAGTATAACTGTTGGAAGCATAATAGGAGGAATGCGGAACAATAAGTCCATGCTCTGGCAGGGAACCACTTTGGATCCATTTAACGGAATCAAATTCCAGGGAAAGACGATCCAAGAGTGTCAGCAGCTACTACCTTGTTCACCCGACAAACAATCGAAAAAGACCGAGTTCATGCCGGAATCTATGCTTTGGTTGTTGATGACTGGGGAGATACCAAAAAAGGAGGAGGCATTTGGTCTCATGCATGAGCTCTCCCAGCGCGGTAAGACACTTCCTCCCTTTGTTGAACATATTATTGACAGTCTCCCGAGGACCATGCACCCAATGACACAATTGGCAGTTGCACTGGCATCCTTGAACAGTTCATCCACATTTTGCAAAAACTATCAAGATGGCGTCATTGGGAAGGAGGATTATTGGCACTATATCTTTGAGGATGCCTTAAACTTAATCGCTCTTCTCCCTCAATTGGTCGGGAAGATATACTCTAATGTTACTAATGAAGGAATGCCATTGGGTTATTTTAATCCAGATCGTGATTGGTCTTATAATATTGCATCTTTATTAGGAATGACTTACCGTGATTCAGTGAACAAGCGGAACCTTACGAAAGAGCAGTGCGACGACTTCACCGATCTAGTACGCTTATATTGTGGTATCCACGTAGACCATGAGGGTGGGAATGTTTCCGCACACGCGACACACCTAGTAGGGAGTGCCCTCAGTGACCCATATCTCAGTTATTCGGCTGGGGTAATGGGATTAGCAGGACCGTTACATGGTTTAGCTGCACAAGAGGTCGTGCGGTTTTTGGTAGACATGGCGGCACGAATTGATTCCCCTGACAACGAGAGTCAGGTAAGCGAGTATCTATGGGCGCTTCTTAATTCCGGCAAAGTTGTGCCAGGCTATGGGCATGCTGTGCTACGCAAGCCAGACCCTAGATTTGACGCTATGCTCAGGTTTGTGGAGGCGCGTCCGCAGGAGTTTCAAGGTGATCGTTACGTACAGCTAATGAGGAATTTGTCGAAGTATGCTCCTAAAGTTTTAACCGAACACGGGAAAACGAAGAACCCCTTTCCTAATGTTGACTCAGCGTCCGGTGTTCTTTTTTACCATTACGGTATACACGATTTGTTGTTTGTAACTGTCATTTTTGCGTGCTCTCGAGCAATCGGGCCTCTAACTCAATTGGTTTGGGATCGTATCCTAGGGTTGCCAATAGAGAGACCGAAGAGCGTTGATATGGCTACACTCAGGAGGCTTGTTAACCAAAATCTCCGGAATGCCAAATAGTTTGTAGTTGTGTGCATACACAACCACTTTATCTAATACCACCTACGTCTACTTTTCACCCAGATGGGCCATTGGTTTCCGAAATGAATTGAGGTTGGGACTCACACATGCCATGTCCTACTTTTACTGTGTTACGTACTACCGCTTTTAGTATTATGTGTCCCTCGCCACCGCCTTTGCTCTAGTAAACCAACATTAGTACACTTCTTTTTCTGTAAGCAGCAAATCCGATTTTCACACTCCGAGATTAAGCGTTCAGCCGAGGTGGTCATCCGGGTGGCGCTGCAACGGCAGTCACCCACTGCTATTGGAGTAAGTTTTtgcatatgactactgtCACTCCTTTTTTTCCCTTTAGTTGGGCGTCCTTGAGTTGCTGGCTTGCATTCCGTCTTCAGTCGCAAGAGTACATCTTTACAGCGATAGGGTCTTTCACTATCATGATGGTATTTATATAAATGTTTTGTTAGTGTCACAATTAACAGCCACTGTAGTCTTTTTGAAACCGAATTGAAGCCAGGTAGGGACACTTCAGCTCCGATCGAAATACTGCTCACAGGAGGTAATCGAAGGAAATGAAAATCAATGGCGCTCTGTTACCTTCATTAAGGCGTAGCAACGGTTTGAAAATTATTGCTGCTGTCGCGCGTATGAGTTCGGTCGCAGATTCGAGCAGCAATACTAGGCCTCAGGCAGATCAGGTGTTGAAGGATATCGCATCCTATGTTCATAATACGAGGATTACTTCCACCGAAGCTTTCAAGACTGCAAGATTATGCCTCTTGGATACCCTCGGCTGTGGCTTAGCTGCATTGAGGTACCAGGAGCCAAGAGGTGTAATTAAACCTATTGTTCCTGGCACAATTGTCCCCAACGGTACACGGGTCCTCGGAACCAAGTACAGGATGGACCCTGTCAGTGGAGCTTTTGCAATTGGCACCTTGATTAGATGGTTGGACTACAATGATTGTTGGCTTGCGGCAGAGTGGGGGCATCCTTCAGATAACTTGGGTGGTATTCTTGCAGTGGCAGATTATATGACGCGGCTCTCTCAATCAAGCGGAGGCGATGAGGGAAGGTTATTCACCATCCGCGAGGTCTTGGAGGCTATGATTAAGGCGCATGAAATACAGGGGATTTTGGCACTGGACAATGCATTTAACAAGGTTGGTCTAGACCACGTTGTGCTGGTGAAAGTTGCTACCACTGCGGTTGTCTCGAAGATGCTAAACCTATCTGAATCGCAGACTGTGGATGCATTGTCGCATGCATTCGTAGATGGCCAATCCTTAAGAACATACAGACATGCCCCAAATACCGGCTCCCGTAAGTCTTGGGCGGCAGGCGATGCTACTTCGAGGGCCGTGAAGATCGCTTTTCTTGTAAAAAATGGCGGCGTCGACGGAATACCTTCTGTGTTGACTGCCAAGGACTGGGGGTTCTATGATGTTTTGTTGAAGGGAAAACCGTTTGAGTTCAAGCAAAGAAAGACGTATGGCTCCTATGTCATGGAGAATGTGTTGTTTAAGATCTCTTTCCCTGCGGAGTTTCATGCGCAGACCGCGGTAGAAGCGGCTCTGAAGGTGCGCAAGCAATTGAACAGGATGGGAAAGAATTATCAGGACATTAAGTCGATCACTATCAGGACTCAGGACGCGGCCATGAGGATCATTGACAAGAGCGGACCGCTATATAACTATGCGGACAGGGACCATTGCATACAGTACATGACAGCTGTGCCACTTATCCACGGAAGACTAGTGGCAGACGACTACCACGATTTAGTAGCTTTAAATCCAGCTATCGACGAGCTCAGGTCCAAGATTTACTGTGTGAGAGACGATCAATTCACTGCGGCCTACAATAATCCGGATACGAGGGCTATTCCAAACGGTTTAACTGTCGAGCTAAATGATGGGACTACCTTGGAAGAGGTTGTTGTCGAGTACCCTATTGGCCATAAGACTAGACGTGCAGAGGCAGAACCGAAGCTGCTTGAGAAGTTCTACAGGCATTTGTCAGGGCACTTTGAGGGCGACATTACTAAGGTCGAGCAAGTAATGACAATGTCCACTGACCCAGAGTTTGAGTCCTATAGTATCGACCAGTATGTAGACACTTTCTGTCGTTGACGGTATCTAGATCCAACAAATGTACTAAGTTACGTAACAGTTTTATGATGATGTTTACATAATCTTCACAGTCGCCGGAGCTTCGCGTCAATGATATCCGGGTAATACTTTTCTGTCAACAAAATTTTCTCTAGGGATGAATGAAGTTTTCATCTATCAGCAAGTACAGTATAAGCAGTTTGTTATTATAAGAAGTACGGCAGCTGCCTTCTTCGTCTAACATGAATAACTCCATCAATGCATCGGATTTACGGAGCGTCAGCCCGCACGAAGCCCCCTTAAAGGGCGTGTCGAAGACCTTTAATGATTTGATTGAAACGTCCAAGAATCTGCCTTCTACATCATCCGAGTTGGGTTCCGTACTATTGAATGTCAATGAACTCAAGAAGCGGGCTGCAGAGTTAAGAGCTAAAAATGTCAAGAACAAATCTCCTCACCATACCCGGGCACACTATTTGTTGGCAGGAAGTGGACTGGCGATTCAAGATGTTGAATCTTCTTTGAAAACCCTTGAATCGAGACAGCTGTTGGAGCAGAATGTCCAAAATAAGGTTCCCGATGGAGATCTTGACACCTACCTGCGCAATAAAAAAGATGAAAACATCCTCTCCTCTATTGAGCAGTCCTTGTCTTTGGCGGCAAAGGATTTTGATAATTTTGTCAATGCGAACTTCAATCTGGACTGGAAGAAGCATAAGGAGGAAGTGAAGAGGAGCTTTTTGGGTCTCGTATGGAAGTCGGATCCAAACCACAAGAGTCCAACTTCTGTGTCTGAACCATCATTTATGACCTGGCCCAAGAAAGGTAGCGGAATATTGGATGGTGAATCAAAGCTGAATATCAACGAAAACTACGTTGTGAGAGAGAAGTTTGAAAAATACGCCAGAATAATCAATCGGTTCAACAATGCCAGACAGCTGCATAATAATTTCCCTTTGACGACAGAGTTTATTACTCTATTCCAAAATTCCGCAGACTACAAACAGAGGCAGCTGCTCGAAGCATGGAAGATCCTTGATAATTACCGCTTGTGTTCGGATTCTATGAATATTGTGGATATTTCAAAAGGGTATCTTGAAAACCAATTCATGGACTACGTCGACAATCTATACACCAAAAATGGAAATGAAGGATTGCCTACTAACATTAATAAGATCAAATCCTTCATTGATTGTAAATTAAAAAATCCAAATAACACTTGGAAGTTTGGCAACTTGACGATCGTCAATGGTGTTCCTGTGTGGGCCTTGATCTTTTATCTATTAAGGGCCGGTAAGTTCCAGGAAGCTTTGGAGGTCGCCATAAACAATAAGCTAAGTTTAAAAAAGGTGGAGCAGTCTTTCCTGGTATACTTCAAAGCATATGTCTCCTCTAAAGACAAGCGGCTGCCACAGGAGTTCATTACTAGATTGCACACGGAGTACAATCAACACATTAAAAACTCCCTCGATGGCGACCCCTTCAGACTCGCCGTTTACAAGATCATTGGAAGATGTGATCTGACGAGAAAGAATATTTCCGCTATAACGCTGAGTGTTGAAGACTGGCTATGGGTCCACTTCATGTTGATAAAAGACGGCATCTCCAGCGACGACCCAGTTTATGAGAGATATAGCCTGGTCGACTTCCAAAACATCATCACGTCTTATGGCTCTTCCAGCTTCAATAACCACTACTTGCAAGTCCTACTTCTCAGCGGTCAATATGAACTAGCTGTCCAATATGCCTACACTATTAACGAAATTGACGCTGTTCATTTGGCGATCGCTCTGGCGGATTATAAATTATTGAAGGTGGCAGCTAATGTGACTGACGATGAGTTTGTCACGTCGCCCACTGGCGAGAGAAAGATCAACTTTGCAAAGATTCTGGGGAACTATACAAAGTCCTTCAAGTTCTCTGATCCTAGAAT carries:
- the PDH1 gene encoding putative 2-methylcitrate dehydratase (Syntenic homolog of Saccharomyces cerevisiae YPR002W (PDH1)), whose amino-acid sequence is MKINGALLPSLRRSNGLKIIAAVARMSSVADSSSNTRPQADQVLKDIASYVHNTRITSTEAFKTARLCLLDTLGCGLAALRYQEPRGVIKPIVPGTIVPNGTRVLGTKYRMDPVSGAFAIGTLIRWLDYNDCWLAAEWGHPSDNLGGILAVADYMTRLSQSSGGDEGRLFTIREVLEAMIKAHEIQGILALDNAFNKVGLDHVVLVKVATTAVVSKMLNLSESQTVDALSHAFVDGQSLRTYRHAPNTGSRKSWAAGDATSRAVKIAFLVKNGGVDGIPSVLTAKDWGFYDVLLKGKPFEFKQRKTYGSYVMENVLFKISFPAEFHAQTAVEAALKVRKQLNRMGKNYQDIKSITIRTQDAAMRIIDKSGPLYNYADRDHCIQYMTAVPLIHGRLVADDYHDLVALNPAIDELRSKIYCVRDDQFTAAYNNPDTRAIPNGLTVELNDGTTLEEVVVEYPIGHKTRRAEAEPKLLEKFYRHLSGHFEGDITKVEQVMTMSTDPEFESYSIDQYVDTFCR
- the NIC96 gene encoding linker nucleoporin NIC96 (Syntenic homolog of Saccharomyces cerevisiae YFR002W (NIC96)), encoding MNNSINASDLRSVSPHEAPLKGVSKTFNDLIETSKNLPSTSSELGSVLLNVNELKKRAAELRAKNVKNKSPHHTRAHYLLAGSGLAIQDVESSLKTLESRQLLEQNVQNKVPDGDLDTYLRNKKDENILSSIEQSLSLAAKDFDNFVNANFNLDWKKHKEEVKRSFLGLVWKSDPNHKSPTSVSEPSFMTWPKKGSGILDGESKLNINENYVVREKFEKYARIINRFNNARQLHNNFPLTTEFITLFQNSADYKQRQLLEAWKILDNYRLCSDSMNIVDISKGYLENQFMDYVDNLYTKNGNEGLPTNINKIKSFIDCKLKNPNNTWKFGNLTIVNGVPVWALIFYLLRAGKFQEALEVAINNKLSLKKVEQSFLVYFKAYVSSKDKRLPQEFITRLHTEYNQHIKNSLDGDPFRLAVYKIIGRCDLTRKNISAITLSVEDWLWVHFMLIKDGISSDDPVYERYSLVDFQNIITSYGSSSFNNHYLQVLLLSGQYELAVQYAYTINEIDAVHLAIALADYKLLKVAANVTDDEFVTSPTGERKINFAKILGNYTKSFKFSDPRIAVEYLLLIALAHEDSQIELAHEALRELVLDTKEFTILLGKINRDGTRIPGIIEERQPLLYLADKEDFLHKITEQAARRADENGRVYDSLLLYQLAEEYDIVISIVNKLLSEMLSNTDLAQPLMRQDDNSETNPVLIAKKLIDVYIKNLEISKKVHRKNKETCILLLKLVDIRRTYIARQWQNTLQQIEELDLLPSVEDSSPRKKAQEFHNLDDCIIKNVPNLLIIAMTCVSNLIKQLSKGPFSNGATQAQVEALKKVANNYMIYRGMIQYKMPREVYNTLINIEVDL